In a genomic window of Sarcophilus harrisii chromosome 4, mSarHar1.11, whole genome shotgun sequence:
- the MAP11 gene encoding microtubule-associated protein 11 isoform X2 — protein sequence MESQCDYSMYFPAVPLPPRAELAGDPGRYRALPRRNHLYLGETVRFLLVLRCRGNTEAGAGVGSGAVPGGGWGELAAALAALASVSAGSGAPGSGELDGQSPGGVGLFSDCSPLLTHGPSPATGGGTTMIVVTVWKREVETAEVRDHGYLRMLQTRAPGETFRGEQNAFKAQVSTLLTLLPPPVLKCRQITVAGKHLTVLKVLNSSSQEEISIWDIRILPNFNASYLPVMPDGSVLLVDNVCHQSGEVSMSSFCRLPGSSGCFPCPLSALEEHNFLFQLRAGEQPPPKGQEGLEVSLIAIVQWSTPKLPFTQSIYTHYRLPSIHLDRPCFVMTASCKSPVRVHERFIVTYTLLNNLQDFLAVRLVWTPETAQTGKQLCEEERRAMQAALDSIVCHTPLNNLGFSRKGTALTFSVAFQALRAGLFELSQHMKLKLQFTASVSHPPPEARPLSRKSSPSSPAVRDFMERHQGSLGRSQSFSHQQPSRSHLMRSGSVMERRAITPPVASPVGRPLYLPSDKAMLSLDKIAKRECKVLVVEPVK from the exons ATGGAGTCCCAATGTGATTACTCGATGTATTTCCCTGCGGTGCCGCTGCCCCCCAGGGCGGAACTGGCCGGAGATCCTGGCCGCTATCGGGCGCTGCCACGGAGGAATCACCTTTACCTGGGGGAGACAGTGCGTTTTCTGCTGGTGCTGCGCTGCCGGGGGAACACTGAGGCTGGCGCCGGGGTCGGGTCCGGGGCAGTCCCAGGAGGTGGCTGGGGCGAGCTGGCCGCTGCCCTGGCGGCCCTGGCCTCGGTCAGCGCTGGAAGTGGGGCACCGGGCTCCGGAGAGCTGGACGGGCAATCCCCCGGGGGTGTGGGGCTGTTTTCGGACTGCAGCCCCCTTCTCACTCATGGCCCGAGCCCTGCCACAGGCGGGGGAACAACCATG ATTGTAGTTACTGTGTGGAAAAGGGAGGTTGAGACAGCAGAGGTCAGAGATCATGGCTACCTGAGAATGCTGCAGACTCGGGCCCCTGGGGAGACATTCCGAGGGGAGCAAAATGCATTCAAGGCCCAAG TGAGTACCCTGCTGACCTTATTGCCCCCTCCTGTTCTGAAATGTCGACAAATTACTGTGGCTGGAAAACACCTGACAGTGCTCAAGG TGCTGAATAGTTCCTCACAAGAGGAAATTTCTATCTGGGACATCCGCATCCTCCCCAACTTCAATGCCAGTTATCTGCCTGTCATGCCTGATGGTTCTGTGCTGCTGGTGGACAATGTCTG TCACCAGTCTGGGGAGGTCTCCATGAGCTCCTTTTGTCGTCTTCCTGGTTCTTCTGGCTGCTTCCCGTGCCCCCTTAGTGCTCTGGAGGAACATAACTTCCTGTTCCAACTGAGGGCAGGCGAACAACCACCTCCAAAAGGACAGGAG GGTTTAGAGGTATCTCTGATTGCTATAGTTCAGTGGTCTACACCTAAGTTACCATTCACTCAGAGCATCTACACCCACTACCG GCTACCTAGCATCCACTTGGACCGTCCATGCTTTGTAATGACTGCCTCATGTAAATCCCCTGTGAGAGTACATGAGCGTTTTATTGTTACCTACACACTGCTTAACAATTTACAGGATTTCCTTGCTGTTAGGCTCGTCTGGACCCCAGAGACTGCACAAACTG GAAAGCAGCTATGTGAAGAAGAGCGCCGGGCTATGCAGGCTGCCTTGGACTCTATCGTTTGTCACACACCTCTCAACAATCTTGGTTTCTCCAGAAAGGGTACTGCGCTCACTTTCAGTGTGGCCTTCCAAGCCCTaagggctggactctttgag TTGAGCCAGCACATGAAGCTGAAGTTGCAGTTTACTGCCAGTGTATCCCACCCCCCACCAGAGGCCCGGCCTTTGTCACGAAAGAGCAGTCCTAGCAGCCCTGCTGTTCGAGATTTCATGGAGAGACATCAGGGTAGCTTGGGCAGGTCCCAGTCCTTCTCCCACCAGCAGCCTTCCCGAAGCCACCTCATGAG GTCAGGCAGTGTGATGGAACGACGTGCTATCACGCCTCCAGTGGCCTCTCCTGTAGGCCGTCCCCTCTACCTGCCTTCAGATAAGGCTATGCTGTCTCTGGACAAGATTGCCAAGCGTGAATGCAAAGTCCTGGTGGTTGAACCTGTCAAGTAG
- the MAP11 gene encoding microtubule-associated protein 11 isoform X1 — MESQCDYSMYFPAVPLPPRAELAGDPGRYRALPRRNHLYLGETVRFLLVLRCRGNTEAGAGVGSGAVPGGGWGELAAALAALASVSAGSGAPGSGELDGQSPGGVGLFSDCSPLLTHGPSPATGGGTTMLPVEEPIVSTDEVIFPLTISLDKLPPGTLKAKIVVTVWKREVETAEVRDHGYLRMLQTRAPGETFRGEQNAFKAQVSTLLTLLPPPVLKCRQITVAGKHLTVLKVLNSSSQEEISIWDIRILPNFNASYLPVMPDGSVLLVDNVCHQSGEVSMSSFCRLPGSSGCFPCPLSALEEHNFLFQLRAGEQPPPKGQEGLEVSLIAIVQWSTPKLPFTQSIYTHYRLPSIHLDRPCFVMTASCKSPVRVHERFIVTYTLLNNLQDFLAVRLVWTPETAQTGKQLCEEERRAMQAALDSIVCHTPLNNLGFSRKGTALTFSVAFQALRAGLFELSQHMKLKLQFTASVSHPPPEARPLSRKSSPSSPAVRDFMERHQGSLGRSQSFSHQQPSRSHLMRSGSVMERRAITPPVASPVGRPLYLPSDKAMLSLDKIAKRECKVLVVEPVK; from the exons ATGGAGTCCCAATGTGATTACTCGATGTATTTCCCTGCGGTGCCGCTGCCCCCCAGGGCGGAACTGGCCGGAGATCCTGGCCGCTATCGGGCGCTGCCACGGAGGAATCACCTTTACCTGGGGGAGACAGTGCGTTTTCTGCTGGTGCTGCGCTGCCGGGGGAACACTGAGGCTGGCGCCGGGGTCGGGTCCGGGGCAGTCCCAGGAGGTGGCTGGGGCGAGCTGGCCGCTGCCCTGGCGGCCCTGGCCTCGGTCAGCGCTGGAAGTGGGGCACCGGGCTCCGGAGAGCTGGACGGGCAATCCCCCGGGGGTGTGGGGCTGTTTTCGGACTGCAGCCCCCTTCTCACTCATGGCCCGAGCCCTGCCACAGGCGGGGGAACAACCATG TTACCTGTGGAAGAGCCAATTGTGTCCACAGATGAAGTCATCTTTCCACTAACCATTTCATTGGACAAACTGCCCCCAGGCACACTTAAGGCCAAG ATTGTAGTTACTGTGTGGAAAAGGGAGGTTGAGACAGCAGAGGTCAGAGATCATGGCTACCTGAGAATGCTGCAGACTCGGGCCCCTGGGGAGACATTCCGAGGGGAGCAAAATGCATTCAAGGCCCAAG TGAGTACCCTGCTGACCTTATTGCCCCCTCCTGTTCTGAAATGTCGACAAATTACTGTGGCTGGAAAACACCTGACAGTGCTCAAGG TGCTGAATAGTTCCTCACAAGAGGAAATTTCTATCTGGGACATCCGCATCCTCCCCAACTTCAATGCCAGTTATCTGCCTGTCATGCCTGATGGTTCTGTGCTGCTGGTGGACAATGTCTG TCACCAGTCTGGGGAGGTCTCCATGAGCTCCTTTTGTCGTCTTCCTGGTTCTTCTGGCTGCTTCCCGTGCCCCCTTAGTGCTCTGGAGGAACATAACTTCCTGTTCCAACTGAGGGCAGGCGAACAACCACCTCCAAAAGGACAGGAG GGTTTAGAGGTATCTCTGATTGCTATAGTTCAGTGGTCTACACCTAAGTTACCATTCACTCAGAGCATCTACACCCACTACCG GCTACCTAGCATCCACTTGGACCGTCCATGCTTTGTAATGACTGCCTCATGTAAATCCCCTGTGAGAGTACATGAGCGTTTTATTGTTACCTACACACTGCTTAACAATTTACAGGATTTCCTTGCTGTTAGGCTCGTCTGGACCCCAGAGACTGCACAAACTG GAAAGCAGCTATGTGAAGAAGAGCGCCGGGCTATGCAGGCTGCCTTGGACTCTATCGTTTGTCACACACCTCTCAACAATCTTGGTTTCTCCAGAAAGGGTACTGCGCTCACTTTCAGTGTGGCCTTCCAAGCCCTaagggctggactctttgag TTGAGCCAGCACATGAAGCTGAAGTTGCAGTTTACTGCCAGTGTATCCCACCCCCCACCAGAGGCCCGGCCTTTGTCACGAAAGAGCAGTCCTAGCAGCCCTGCTGTTCGAGATTTCATGGAGAGACATCAGGGTAGCTTGGGCAGGTCCCAGTCCTTCTCCCACCAGCAGCCTTCCCGAAGCCACCTCATGAG GTCAGGCAGTGTGATGGAACGACGTGCTATCACGCCTCCAGTGGCCTCTCCTGTAGGCCGTCCCCTCTACCTGCCTTCAGATAAGGCTATGCTGTCTCTGGACAAGATTGCCAAGCGTGAATGCAAAGTCCTGGTGGTTGAACCTGTCAAGTAG
- the MAP11 gene encoding microtubule-associated protein 11 isoform X3: protein MLQTRAPGETFRGEQNAFKAQVSTLLTLLPPPVLKCRQITVAGKHLTVLKVLNSSSQEEISIWDIRILPNFNASYLPVMPDGSVLLVDNVCHQSGEVSMSSFCRLPGSSGCFPCPLSALEEHNFLFQLRAGEQPPPKGQEGLEVSLIAIVQWSTPKLPFTQSIYTHYRLPSIHLDRPCFVMTASCKSPVRVHERFIVTYTLLNNLQDFLAVRLVWTPETAQTGKQLCEEERRAMQAALDSIVCHTPLNNLGFSRKGTALTFSVAFQALRAGLFELSQHMKLKLQFTASVSHPPPEARPLSRKSSPSSPAVRDFMERHQGSLGRSQSFSHQQPSRSHLMRSGSVMERRAITPPVASPVGRPLYLPSDKAMLSLDKIAKRECKVLVVEPVK, encoded by the exons ATGCTGCAGACTCGGGCCCCTGGGGAGACATTCCGAGGGGAGCAAAATGCATTCAAGGCCCAAG TGAGTACCCTGCTGACCTTATTGCCCCCTCCTGTTCTGAAATGTCGACAAATTACTGTGGCTGGAAAACACCTGACAGTGCTCAAGG TGCTGAATAGTTCCTCACAAGAGGAAATTTCTATCTGGGACATCCGCATCCTCCCCAACTTCAATGCCAGTTATCTGCCTGTCATGCCTGATGGTTCTGTGCTGCTGGTGGACAATGTCTG TCACCAGTCTGGGGAGGTCTCCATGAGCTCCTTTTGTCGTCTTCCTGGTTCTTCTGGCTGCTTCCCGTGCCCCCTTAGTGCTCTGGAGGAACATAACTTCCTGTTCCAACTGAGGGCAGGCGAACAACCACCTCCAAAAGGACAGGAG GGTTTAGAGGTATCTCTGATTGCTATAGTTCAGTGGTCTACACCTAAGTTACCATTCACTCAGAGCATCTACACCCACTACCG GCTACCTAGCATCCACTTGGACCGTCCATGCTTTGTAATGACTGCCTCATGTAAATCCCCTGTGAGAGTACATGAGCGTTTTATTGTTACCTACACACTGCTTAACAATTTACAGGATTTCCTTGCTGTTAGGCTCGTCTGGACCCCAGAGACTGCACAAACTG GAAAGCAGCTATGTGAAGAAGAGCGCCGGGCTATGCAGGCTGCCTTGGACTCTATCGTTTGTCACACACCTCTCAACAATCTTGGTTTCTCCAGAAAGGGTACTGCGCTCACTTTCAGTGTGGCCTTCCAAGCCCTaagggctggactctttgag TTGAGCCAGCACATGAAGCTGAAGTTGCAGTTTACTGCCAGTGTATCCCACCCCCCACCAGAGGCCCGGCCTTTGTCACGAAAGAGCAGTCCTAGCAGCCCTGCTGTTCGAGATTTCATGGAGAGACATCAGGGTAGCTTGGGCAGGTCCCAGTCCTTCTCCCACCAGCAGCCTTCCCGAAGCCACCTCATGAG GTCAGGCAGTGTGATGGAACGACGTGCTATCACGCCTCCAGTGGCCTCTCCTGTAGGCCGTCCCCTCTACCTGCCTTCAGATAAGGCTATGCTGTCTCTGGACAAGATTGCCAAGCGTGAATGCAAAGTCCTGGTGGTTGAACCTGTCAAGTAG
- the GAL3ST4 gene encoding galactose-3-O-sulfotransferase 4, translating to MRLWLWGSKSLWVALIVFMTIGLALQIWQWPFQMRPPGLYFQQLWASTSGSLVSSCNPQKHIVFLKTHKSGSSSVLSLLHQYGDRHSLQFALPIRYQFGYPKFFQATSVKGYLPHGGGPQPTFHILCHHMRFNLPEVLRVMPPDSFFFSIVRDPAALAISAFSYYKSVSSAFRAAPSLAAFLASPRAFYRPGGRGDHYARNLLWFDFGLPLPQEIRALKRYPKPFKKTQSSDIHIWPSNSASQPSKLDPNSLFKLPHPTSHIQLADHSLSLSPASIPDSLSSSFIQWALAWLDSIFDLVLVAEYFDESLVLLADALCWGLDDVVGFVHNAQATSMKSVKGHKGIKDHGGIMDKQLANRARAWNNLDWALYVHFNHSLWNRADRYGRVRLASAVAKLRARRSALASHCLLGGGAVDPGQIANLQLRPFQFGARGVQGYVLKKGLSPQDHEECERLATPELQYKDKLDAKQFPKAAWSPSYPSNAINPCPKGN from the exons ATGCGTCTCTGGCTCTGGGGGTCCAAGAGCCTCTGGGTTGCTTTGATAGTCTTCATGACCATTGGATTAGCACTCCAGATTTGGCAATGGCCTTTCCAGATGAG gCCTCCTGGGCTATATTTTCAACAACTGTGGGCCTCTACCTCTGGCTCTTTGGTCTCCTCCTGTAATCCTCAGAAGCACATTGTATTCCTGAAGACTCATAAATCTGGGAGCAGTTCTGTACTAAGCCTTCTCCATCAGTATGGGGATCGACATAGCCTACAGTTTGCTCTCCCTATCCGATACCAGTTTGGATACCCAAAGTTCTTCCAAGCTACTTCAGTCAAAGGTTACCTCCCCCATGGTGGGGGACCCCAGCCTACTTTCCACATCCTTTGTCACCACATGAGGTTCAACCTACCAGAG GTACTCCGGGTTATGCCCCCTGATAGTTTCTTCTTCTCCATTGTCCGAGATCCTGCAGCACTGGCAATTTCTGCCTTCTCCTACTACAAATCTGTATCATCTGCTTTCCGTGCAGCACCATCTTTGGCAGCTTTCCTAGCTTCGCCACGAGCATTCTACCGGCCAGGGGGCCGTGGGGACCACTATGCCCGGAACTTACTCTGGTTTGATTTTGGCCTTCCTCTCCCCCAGGAAATAAGGGCATTGAAGAGGTATCCTAAACCCTTCAAAAAAACCCAGTCCTCAGATATACATATTTGGCCATCTAACTCTGCATCCCAGCCCTCAAAACTTGATCCCAACTCCCTCTTCAAACTTCCTCATCCTACATCCCACATCCAATTAGCTGACCACTCCTTGTCCCTCAGTCCTGCTTCTATACCAGATTCACTATCTTCATCCTTCATCCAATGGGCTCTAGCCTGGCTAGACTCAATCTTTGACCTGGTCTTGGTGGCAGAATACTTTGATGAGTCACTGGTGCTTCTGGCAGATGCCCTGTGCTGGGGCCTGGATGATGTCGTAGGCTTTGTACATAATGCCCAGGCAACTAGTATGAAGAGTGTCAAAGGTCATAAAGGAATCAAAGATCATGGTGGAATCATGGATAAACAATTAGCTAATAGGGCTAGAGCTTGGAATAACCTAGACTGGGCTCTCTATGTCCACTTCAATCACAGCCTATGGAACCGTGCAGACCGTTATGGGAGGGTGAGGCTTGCTTCAGCAGTAGCCAAACTTCGAGCCCGAAGGTCAGCATTGGCTTCTCACTGCCTTTTGGGGGGAGGAGCTGTGGATCCTGGTCAAATAGCTAACCTCCAGCTTCGTCCTTTCCAGTTTGGGGCCCGAGGGGTTCAGGGATATGTACTGAAAAAGGGGCTGAGCCCCCAAGACCATGAAGAGTGTGAGCGCCTTGCTACTCCAGAGTTGCAATATAAAGACAAGCTAGATGCCAAGCAGTTCCCCAAAGCTGCTTGGTCACCCTCCTACCCTTCTAATGCCATAAACCCATGCCCCAAGGGCAACTGA
- the GPC2 gene encoding LOW QUALITY PROTEIN: glypican-2 (The sequence of the model RefSeq protein was modified relative to this genomic sequence to represent the inferred CDS: inserted 8 bases in 6 codons; deleted 7 bases in 4 codons; substituted 1 base at 1 genomic stop codon), whose amino-acid sequence MTSLRSLLLLLLSLCPGWGGRPEAKAGNEATATRSCAETWQMLGPXGYSLNLLPPTLISGEHPQVCPQEYMHRSSETEQKLSHXDAFPVEGSASFPVYTLAAQHWKFCEFLQESLFASEHSLSQLLSRSYGCLFVQHAPVFGELFSQPCGHYXGTSTVLYDALSEFWSQLLEKAFLLLYPQYSCTPDYLLCLAHLSASPNGQLQPFGPQYLHLQVTRAXLAVHNFIQGLATGRDVISSALKVSMSEGCVQTLIHLTSFSLCQGAPSFRPCKGFCLNVAXGSLSGGWLDPDWRSYLDTLLLLAERLQXPFSFEIASESIGVKISEGLMFLQENSMGVSAQVFQGCGDPHPAPACSRTTPSPQVEVNQLWTFPPEEEWLTTAAGTNLPWLMLWELREQLHHTVSGAFLSRNSVSGVSTQMSIDVTEEAKPCWTGAGFTCYLPSVVGNYLAEQIKNSELEVNISGLNLSTKQQRLQLGAATARMREAALGHDLDLQDADEDANGSGERQHYADXTVGATAVVLAVRPPRSNTPVVKGSGGSSHYNYSGARNKVVSRNLPIHPLLLP is encoded by the exons ATGACCTCTCTGCGGTCCCTTCTACTCTTGCTGCTGTCCCTGTGCCCCGGGTGGGGCGGGAGACCCGAGGCCAAGGCCGGGAAC GAAGCCACGGCCACCCGGAGCTGCGCCGAGACCTGGCAAATGCTGGGGCC AGGTTACAGCCTGAATTTACTGCCTCCCACACTGATCTCTG GTGAGCATCCCCAGGTCTGCCCCCAAGAATACATGCACCGCTCCAGTGAAACAGAACAGAAACTGTCTC AAGATGCCTTTCCAGTAGAGGGAAGTGCATCCTTCCCTGTATATACTTTAGCTGCCCAGCATTGGAAGTTCTGTG AGTTTTTGCAAGAGTCGCTCTTTGCATCTGAGCATTCCCTCTCTCAGTTACTCTCTCGATCCTATGGCTGCTTGTTTGTCCAGCATGCACCAGTGTTTGGTGAACTTTTTTCACAGCCATGTGGCCACT CGGGAACCAGCACCGTTTTATATGATGCCTTGTCTGAATTCTGGTCTCAGTTGTTGGAAAAGGCATTTCTCTTGCTA TATCCACAGTATAGTTGCACTCCTGACTACCTGCTT TGCCTTGCTCACCTGTCTGCATCCCCAAATGGCCAGCTACAACCTTTTGGACCTCAATATCTCCACCTACAG GTAACTCGAG TTCTGGCTGTTCACAACTTCATCCAGGGACTGGCAACTGGAAGAGATGTGATCAGCTCAGCACTTAAG GTGTCAATGTCTGAGGGCTGTGTCCAGACTCTAATTCATCTGACTAGCTTTTCCCTATGCCAAGGGGCTCCTTCCTTTAGGCCTTGTAAGGGTTTCTGCCTCAATGTGGCTTGAGGCTCTCTCAGTGGAGGGTGGCTGGATCCAGACTGGAGGAGCTACTTGG ACACACTCTTGCTCTTGGCAGAGAGGCTCC GGCCCTTCTCCTTTGAGATAGCATCTGAGTCCATTGGAGTGAAAATCTCAGAGGGTTTGATGTTTCTGCAGGAAAACAGCATGGGGGTTTCAGCCCAG GTCTTTCAAGGATGTGGGGATCCTCATCCAGCCCCTGCATGTTCTCGGACAACTCCTTCCCCCCAGGTTGAGGTCAATCAACTGTGGACATTTCCTCCTGAGGAAGAGTGGCTCACCACAGCTGCAGGAACTAACTTGCCCTGGCTG ATGCTATGGGAGCTCCGAGAGCAGCTACACCACACAGTGTCAGGGGCTTTCCTGTCCAGAAACTCCGTATCTGGTGTATCTACACAGATGTCAATTGATGTTACAGAGGAGGCAAAACCCTGCTGGACAGGAGCAGGATTTACA TG CTACCTGCCATCTGTAGTAGGAAACTACTTGGCTGAGCAGATAAAAAACTCT GAGTTAGAAGTGAACATCTCAGGGCTTAATCTATCCACAAAGCAGCAAAGACTGCAGCTAGGGGCAGCCACAGCTCGAATGAGAGAAGCAGCACTTGGGCATGACCTGGACCTTCAAGATGCAG ATGAGGATGCTAATGGTTCTGGGGAAAGGCAGCACTATGCAGA TACTGTGGGAGCAACAGCTGTGGTCCTAGCAGTCAGACCTCCAAGAAGCAATACTCCTGTGGTTAAAGGAAGTGGTGGTAGTAGTCACTACAACTATAGTGGTGCCAGGAATAAGGTGGTCTCCAGGAATCTTCCTATCCACCCACTTCTCCTACCCTAG